The Isorropodon fossajaponicum endosymbiont JTNG4 genome segment CTACAAACTACCACAAACACCATTGCCCAAGTATTAAAAACAGATTGTGCTACCGATGTTGAATTTAAAGGTGTTTGTACCGACACTCGTAAACGCATGGATGGTGCACTGTTTTTAGCCTTAGTTGGTGATAACTTTGATGCGCATGACTATATTGACCAAGCACAACAGATGGGCGCAGTGGCAATTATTGCTAGCAAATCTGTAGACAGTCAACTGCCAACATTGGTGGTGGATGACACACAAATTGCACTGAGTACAATTGCCAGTTGGCATCTTAGAAACATCAAACCTATTGTGGTTGCTATTACAGGTAGTAACGGTAAAACCACCACCAAAAACATGCTAGCAAATATCTTAAATTTGCAAGCGCCAACGCTAAAAACTCAAGGTAATTTAAATAACCATCTGGGCGTGCCAATGACCTTATTAACACTGGAAGAGCAACACCAATATGCAGTGATTGAAATGGGGGCTAACCATTTGGGAGAAATTGCACATCTTTGTTCCTTAGTTAATCCTGATATTGCCCTTGTGACCAATACGCTTGATGCACATATTGGTGAGTTTGGCGGGTTTGATAATTTAGTCAAAGCCAAAAGTGAGATTTACTCAAATAACTCGCAAAACATTGTTAATACTCAAAGCACTTTTATGGGTGATGTTAGTTTTGGTAAAGGTGGTGATATTTTTGCTAGCAAACTTGTTAATAACAAATTTGATTTAAATATTCATCAGCAAAAAATATCAGTCACACTTAACCTGATTGGTGCGCATAACATTGAAAATGCCTTGGCAGCTAGCGCCTGTGCTTATGCACTAGGGATTGATATTAATCTAATCAAGCAAGGTTTGGAAGCGACGAAGGCAGAACATGGCAGATTAGAAATTATCAACACCAAAAAATTTAGAATCATTGATGATACTTACAATGCCAATCCACATTCTACAACTGCCGCCCTTAAAGTGCTACAAAATTTTTCTGGAGAAAAAATTGTCGTACTCGGTGCTATGGGAGAATTAGGCAGTGATTCGGAAGCACTCCACCTTAAAATCGGACAGCTAGCCAAAAAATCTGTCGATACTCTTTATAGCTATGGCAAGACAGCGAAGCACTACTGTGGTATTCACTTTGACAGCAAACAGCAATTGGCCAACCACCTGTTAGCCAACCATGCCAACGCTACTGTACTAATAAAAGGCTCTAGAATGGCAAAGTTGGATGAGTTGGTTGATTTACTAAAAAAATAAACTCAATTGACCTTGACCTTTAATGCAAATATAGCGATAATAACGCTCTTGATGCGCTCGTGGCTCAATTTGGATAGAGTACTCGGCTACGAACCGAGCGGTTGCAGGTTCGACTCCCGCCGAGCGCACCATATATATTTTTCAACACTTGTCATAACAACCAACCTATGACCACAATTCCAAACATTCTAACCCTGTCAAGAATTTTTCTAATTCCAGTGTTTGTAAGTTTGTATTATTTTCAGCCCGCCTACTCTACAACACCTGTGTTTACTTGGATTAATTTCTTGCTTACAAGCACTTACGCACTCATTAGTGCAACGGATTATTTTGATGGCTACCTAGCAAGAAAGCTTAATATGACCTCACAACTTGGCGCTTTTTTAGACCCTGTTGCGGATAAACTCATGGTCTCCACTGCGCTCATCCTTTTAGTGGACTTCTACCCAACTGACACACATTGGTATATTAGCGTTTGTGCGCTTATTATTATTTCACGTGAAATTCTAGTCTCGGCACTTAGAGAATGGATGGGAACTATTGGACAAAGATCAAATGTCAGTGTTTCCTGGATGGGCAAAGTGAAAACTTTTGTACAAATATTTGCCATTTTATTTTTGTTGTACCAGCAACCTTTTTTTGGACTGCAAAGTTTTGAAATTGGTGTTGTTTTATTATTAGTGGCAACTTTTTTAACCTTATGGTCTGGGTTTATCTATCTAAAAGAAGGACGCAAAACTTTTAATAATTAATGCTAAATCTAACTTGACTATTATCTAAAAAACACTATAATTCATCACCTATGCGGGAATAGCTCAGCTGGTAGAGCATCACGTTGCCAACGTGAATGTCGCGAGTTCGAGTCTCGTTTCCCGCTCCAAATTTAAAGGCTTTTTTCCAAAAAAAGGATGAGTACAGGTCTTTTTATTATCGCCTTTGCAAGTGTTAACATGGCTGGGTAGCAAAGCGGTTATGCAGGGGCCTGCAAAGCCTTACAGACCGGTTCGACTCCGGTCCCAGCCTCCAACAAACACCTCATTTGATTTTTTTATTCTAAATCAAGTATTACACAGTCCAATCCTGCTTAACCCAAAAAAGCATGTACTACTTTAGCGCCTTAAGACGCAAGCGCAATGCATTGAGCTTGATAAATCCAGCAGCATCTTTTTGATTGTATGCGCCTTCATCGTCCTCAAAAGTGGCAATTTTTTCGCTGAATAAACTGTCCTTAGATTGTCGACCTACAACAGTGACATTGCCCTTGTAGAATTTAAGGCGAACAATGCCATTGACTGTTTCTTGAGTGTTGTCAATGGCAGCTTGTAGCATTTCACGCTCTGGCGCAAACCAAAAACCGTTATAAACCATTTCGGCGTATTTGGGCATTAGTTCATCCTTAAGATGTGCTGCTGCACGATCAAGGGTGAGTGATTCCATGGCGCGATGCGCCTTTAGTATGACAGTACCTGCAGGTGTTTCATAACAACCACGAGATTTCATACCCACAAAACGATTTTCCACAATATCATCACGACCAATACCATGTGCACCTGCACGTTTGTTTAAATCTTCCATCACTGAAGCGGGGCTCATTATTTCGCCATTGATGGCTACAATATCGCCTTTTTTGAAAGTAATTTCAACATATTCTGCCTTGTCAGGCGCATTTTCAGGTGAAACTGTCCAACGCCACATATCCTCTTCAGGCTCTGCCCAAGGGTCTTCTAAAATATCGCCTTCATAAGAAATATGAAGTAAATTTGCATCCATTGAGTAGGGGGGTTTTTTTGATTGCTTTTTGTAATCAATCTCAATACCGTGTTTTTGTGCATAATCCATTAAACTTTCACGCGAGGACAAATCCCATTCACGCCACGGCACAATCACTTGAATATGTGCATCCAGTGCATAAGCATTCAACTCAAAGCGAACTTGATCATTGCCCTTGCCTGTTGCACCGTGGCTGATTGCATCTGCACCTACCTGATGAGCGATTTCTACTAAGCGCTTAGAGATAAGCGGACGAGCAATGGAGGTACCTAATAAATATTCACCTTCATAAATAGCATTAGCACGAAACATTGGGAATACAAAATCACGTGCAAATTCTTCACGCAAATCTTCAATGTAAACCTCTTTGACACCTGCAGATTTTGCCTTAGCGCGTGCAGGTTCTACCCCCTCACCTTGACCAATATCAGCTGTGAAGGTAACCACTTCACACTGATAAGTATCTTGTAGCCATTTAACAATAATGCTTGTATCTAGTCCGCCCGAATAGGCGAGTACCACTTTATTTATGTTTGTTTTGTCCATGTTTTCTTTTAAAGCAAATACGACTTTACTCGTCTTTCTTTTTATATATGAATGTTTTGGTTAATAAAATTTCATTTTGTTGATTGAGCACTTCAACTTTCCACTCTCCTGTCCATGTGTGCCAAATATTTTTATTGACCACACACGCCAACGTTTTCCTTTAATGTTAAAACCAATCTCAGCTTTAACCTTGTCCTTATAACTCCAGCGATGTGTGATTTTATCGCCTGTTAAATTGCGAATATTAGTAAAAAAGTAAATTTTACCTAAAGTATCATCGGTCTCTGTAATTACCTCATGGGTACTCTATCCTTAATTGATCTGGCAAAAACAGC includes the following:
- a CDS encoding UDP-N-acetylmuramoyl-tripeptide--D-alanyl-D-alanine ligase: MLQTTTNTIAQVLKTDCATDVEFKGVCTDTRKRMDGALFLALVGDNFDAHDYIDQAQQMGAVAIIASKSVDSQLPTLVVDDTQIALSTIASWHLRNIKPIVVAITGSNGKTTTKNMLANILNLQAPTLKTQGNLNNHLGVPMTLLTLEEQHQYAVIEMGANHLGEIAHLCSLVNPDIALVTNTLDAHIGEFGGFDNLVKAKSEIYSNNSQNIVNTQSTFMGDVSFGKGGDIFASKLVNNKFDLNIHQQKISVTLNLIGAHNIENALAASACAYALGIDINLIKQGLEATKAEHGRLEIINTKKFRIIDDTYNANPHSTTAALKVLQNFSGEKIVVLGAMGELGSDSEALHLKIGQLAKKSVDTLYSYGKTAKHYCGIHFDSKQQLANHLLANHANATVLIKGSRMAKLDELVDLLKK
- the pgsA gene encoding CDP-diacylglycerol--glycerol-3-phosphate 3-phosphatidyltransferase; translation: MTTIPNILTLSRIFLIPVFVSLYYFQPAYSTTPVFTWINFLLTSTYALISATDYFDGYLARKLNMTSQLGAFLDPVADKLMVSTALILLVDFYPTDTHWYISVCALIIISREILVSALREWMGTIGQRSNVSVSWMGKVKTFVQIFAILFLLYQQPFFGLQSFEIGVVLLLVATFLTLWSGFIYLKEGRKTFNN
- a CDS encoding argininosuccinate synthase, translating into MDKTNINKVVLAYSGGLDTSIIVKWLQDTYQCEVVTFTADIGQGEGVEPARAKAKSAGVKEVYIEDLREEFARDFVFPMFRANAIYEGEYLLGTSIARPLISKRLVEIAHQVGADAISHGATGKGNDQVRFELNAYALDAHIQVIVPWREWDLSSRESLMDYAQKHGIEIDYKKQSKKPPYSMDANLLHISYEGDILEDPWAEPEEDMWRWTVSPENAPDKAEYVEITFKKGDIVAINGEIMSPASVMEDLNKRAGAHGIGRDDIVENRFVGMKSRGCYETPAGTVILKAHRAMESLTLDRAAAHLKDELMPKYAEMVYNGFWFAPEREMLQAAIDNTQETVNGIVRLKFYKGNVTVVGRQSKDSLFSEKIATFEDDEGAYNQKDAAGFIKLNALRLRLKALK
- a CDS encoding DUF2914 domain-containing protein, whose protein sequence is MTETDDTLGKIYFFTNIRNLTGDKITHRWSYKDKVKAEIGFNIKGKRWRVWSIKIFGTHGQESGKLKCSINKMKFY